The proteins below come from a single Holdemania massiliensis genomic window:
- a CDS encoding nitroreductase family protein, translating to MSEVLDAIFNRRSIRSYTEQPVSREQLDILMKAGQAAPSAMNQQPWYFVAIQRKEMIEELASLLNVEEDPYYNAPLLIVVFADKKAYSPITDAALAMGNMMLAAQALGLGSCWIDYSRHVFNHPQFAGLSRSLGVPENYFCVGSLVVGTPAQQPDAHPVNPETMTVVV from the coding sequence ATGAGTGAAGTTTTAGACGCCATTTTTAACCGCCGCAGCATTCGCAGCTATACGGAACAGCCGGTTAGCCGCGAACAGCTGGATATTTTGATGAAAGCAGGGCAGGCAGCGCCGAGTGCGATGAATCAGCAGCCCTGGTATTTTGTCGCAATCCAGCGCAAGGAGATGATCGAAGAGCTGGCTTCGCTGCTGAATGTAGAGGAAGATCCGTATTATAATGCCCCCTTGTTAATCGTCGTGTTTGCCGATAAAAAGGCGTATTCGCCGATCACGGACGCAGCGCTGGCGATGGGCAATATGATGCTGGCAGCCCAGGCGCTGGGCTTGGGATCCTGTTGGATTGATTACAGCCGGCATGTTTTTAACCATCCGCAATTTGCCGGTCTATCCCGATCCTTAGGCGTCCCGGAGAATTATTTCTGCGTGGGATCGCTGGTTGTCGGTACCCCGGCGCAGCAGCCGGACGCTCATCCGGTCAATCCTGAAACCATGACGGTTGTGGTTTAG